The Mytilus galloprovincialis chromosome 2, xbMytGall1.hap1.1, whole genome shotgun sequence genome has a window encoding:
- the LOC143063661 gene encoding uncharacterized protein LOC143063661, whose amino-acid sequence MEADLVDVKQLFSNMMKRVQPWILSHFIMWLDLKIAEYKVLGYMVLDKRSIYDKNHTTLYNQTSRTNTSSPASASSSEHMYIIPTQEKCVKQNGSPNITNDNTEYENLIELSNKQESLNTPGAFVSERTNIELKCVKLKSQKVEIDRQTSVSGRQENCKNNSNEKVIQNQRKQRKPGNFLHSIVNNLKQSCIKNPLVGYSGPNVCQIKNMENELPEREIQPDFAHTRYHLDKTKEVGVSKEKSENNGINIQNSQEITSLTKTKQKLLTEDLPDDIIIPAGTTTKTEISASQESAVFDEDNTPLYKSQQFSSLISLSRSRGRRRRSSNDEITYPLISTKDNEISQTYEEEPKSQSLADFYFSQNQLDEQFAVRRAKQNVCRVTAKNNDEKDDLMRNNLSVQNHQNITVKQEFVPSFRNENKSPRNHEVIGEKLSEQDESLIPHQIFDRHYHSSMSTTDDGVIAHRNREAFVVKSEPNNDDEYCCPSTTGNYDNHSFSSEGDTSSNHDISTHYEYNGDDTAEDSYMLSNSEIYGEDNSDLLQGIPGMDQHESKIMRPRSNKKRQLHCLSNQVPRDPSSGKFVCELCGGTFTNRSSYFRHKRIHGEKKFRCFLCDKAFHRKEHLQSHIHRHTKSFPLKCCKCSFESHSLDEATAHFQVSHSHHVKDSKS is encoded by the exons ATGGAGGCAGACTTGGTGGATGtcaaacaattgttttcaaacatGATGAAGAGGGTACAACCATGGATTCTCTCTCATTTCATCATGTGGTTAGACCTTAAAATAGCAGAATACAAAGTGTTAGGCTATATGGTTCTTG ATAAGAGGTcaatttatgataaaaatcatacaacattGTACAATCAAACAAGTAGAACCAATACTTCATCTCCAGCTTCAGCATCTTCAAGTGAACATATGTATATCATACCAACACAGGAAAAATGTGTCAAACAGAATGGATCACCAAATATAACTAACGATAATACTGAATATGAAAATCTTATAGAACTTTCGAATAAACAGGAGAGTCTCAATACACCTGGGGCTTTTGTATCTGAAAGAACAAACATTGAATTGAAATGTGTTAAGCTGAAAAGTCAGAAAGTAGAGATTGATAGACAAACATCTGTTTCTGGACGTCAAGAGAActgtaaaaataattcaaatgaaaaagtAATTCAGAACCAAAGAAAACAGCGAAAGCCAGGCAATTTCTTACACAGTATTGTTAATAATTTAAAGCAGAGCTGCATTAAGAATCCACTTGTGGGATACTCAGGACCAAATGTATGCCAAATAAAGAACATGGAGAATGAATTACCTGAGAGAGAAATTCAACCTGACTTTGCCCATACTAGATATCATTTAGATAAAACAAAAGAGGTAGGTGTTTCCAAAGAAAAAAGTGAAAACAATGGTATCAACATTCAAAACAGCCAAGAGATAACAAgcttaacaaaaacaaaacaaaaattactaaCTGAAGATTTACCTGATGATATTATTATACCAGCAGGGACAACAACTAAAACCGAAATTTCTGCTTCTCAAGAATCAGCTGTATTTGATGAGGATAATACACCTTTATATAAGAGCCAACAATTTAGTTCCTTAATTTCCCTTTCAAGGTCACGAGGAAGAAGACGAAGGTCATCAAATGATGAAATTACTTATCCCTTGATTTCTACCAAAGATAATGAAATTTCACAAACATATGAAGAAGAACCAAAATCTCAAAGCCTTgctgatttttatttttctcaaaacCAACTAGATGAACAATTTGCTGTAAGGAGAGCTAAACAAAATGTCTGTAGAGTGACAGCAAAAAATAATGATGAGAAAGATGACCTAATGAGGAATAATCTATCTGTGCAAAATCACCAGAATATAACAGTAAAACAGGAATTTGTGCCATCAttcagaaatgaaaataaaagtccAAGAAATCATGAAGTTATAGGAGAGAAATTGTCAGAACAAGATGAAAGTTTAATTCCTCATCAGATTTTTGATAGACATTATCATAGCAGTATGTCTACAACTGATGATGGAGTTATTGCTCACCGAAATAGGGAAGCATTTGTTGTTAAGTCAGAGCCAAACAATGATGATGAATATTGTTGTCCTTCTACAACAGGAAATTATGACAATCACAGTTTCAGTTCAGAAGGGGACACTTCCAGTAACCATGATATTTCAACACATTATGAATACAATGGAGATGATACTGCAGAAGATTCTTACATGCTAAGTAATTCTGAAATATATGGAGAGGATAATAGTGATTTGCTACAGGGGATACCAG GAATGGACCAACATGAAAGTAAGATAATGAGGCCAAGAAGTAACAAGAAAAGACAGCTACACTGTTTGTCAAATCAAGTCCCTAGAGACCCTTCATCAGGAAAATTTGTTTGTGAACTCTGTGGTGGAACATTTACAAACAGATCATCCTACTTCAGACACAAGAGAATTCATGGAGAAAAAAAATTCCGTTGTTTTCTGTGTGATAAAGCCTTTCATAGGAAAGAACACCTTCAATCACATATTCATAGACATACAAAATCTTTCCCATTAAAGTGCTGCAAGTGTAGTTTTGAATCCCACAGTCTGGATGAAGCAACAGCTCACTTTCAAGTTAGCCACAGTCACCATGTAAAAGATTCAAAATCctga